The Prionailurus viverrinus isolate Anna chromosome B1, UM_Priviv_1.0, whole genome shotgun sequence genome includes the window AAATTTGGAACCCTTGTACCTTGCTCGCAGAAATGTAAAGTTCTGTAACTGCTGTGGAAACCatctggcagttcttcaaaaagttagaaTTACCGTGTGACCCAGccattctacttctaggtatcgaccccaaagaattgaaaacggGTGTCCAAACAGATACTTGTATGCCAACACTCATAGTGGCATTATTCACAGTAAccacaaagtggaaacaacccaagtgtccatcagcagatgaatgaatgaacatacaTCTAATGTATATGCAAGTAACGGTATAATATTCAGTCTTAAacagaatgaaattctgatacatgctacgaTATAGGTGAATCTTCAAAACGGTGTGtggtaaaataagccagacacagaagaacaaatattttgattccatttatatgaaatgtctagaataagcAAATTCATTGACACAGTACATTAGAGGCCAGCTACCAGGGACTGGAAGGAgcaaatggggtggggggggggggttattgcTTAATGGATCtggagtttctgtttggggtgatgagaaACTATACAACATTGTAAATGTAAATTATGCCACTGAATGGTACAATTAGCCATGGCtaaaatagcaaattttatgatatatatacgcacacacacgttataacggggggggggggaacaaggTACAGAAGAGAGTACataagttacctttttttttttttttttcaacgtttatttatttttgggacagagagagacagagcatgaacgggggaggggcagagagagagggagacacagaatcggaaacaggctccaggctccgagccatcagcccagagcctgacgcggggctcgagcccacggaccgggagatcgtgacctggctgaagtcggacgcttaaccgactccaccacccaggcgccccatgttatcTTTGATGTTTATGTTTGCATAAACACTTGAAAGGCATAAGAAACTAGCGTAAGTGGCTACTTACGGTTAACATGAATATTCAGCTCATACACACTAATTCAGTTCAGACTGTTTAAAATCTAGAAATACTCTGTCCTGATTGGTAAATGGCCGCTCCCCAATTCCTGCATTTCTTCTACCTCTGCCCTCATGCTGGGATACCCGGTTGTCTGATCATTCAGCAAGTAAAGAGTTAACCCCTGGCAGGCAAGGGTCTGGCTGGACAGCATAGAATTaagtgggatgggatgggatCAGGGTGGTAGGAAAACTGCATACGAAAACCTTTTaacatcattttgattttttaaaccgTGTAACTGTATTACCTATTTACTCTAACGAAATAgaagaaccaaaacaaaattaaagagtaCACCAGCTGTAAAAGACAATTAAGagaatttgaataaaacaaatgttactTGTAGACCACAGCAGCACAAAGAACAAGAGAGTTCAGAGAGGTGAAAGTTGTGTAGAGGATAAAATATGGgggtttgtggggggggggaggcatagAAGAAGATGAGATTAGATAGGTAAATGGGGACCAGATATGAAGGAACCTCTCTGTGGCATTGGTTAATTTGAGCTATTTCTACAACACTGATCAATCAGTTACTACTTTTTTAATCAAGGAAATAAGTTGAACAGGTCTCTGTGCTAGAAAAATAATTCTGCCAACTGTGCAGACAATGGACTGGAGAGGAGGGAAGCCAGGAGGGAGAGGCTGAGATGACGAGGATAGTGGTCATGAGATGGAAATGAGAAGTCATGGTCAGAAGATACTGAAGAATGATCCAGTGGTCTTGCTGAAAAGTAGTTAGCTTGGGGGTTGTTAAAAGAGGAGGAACAAATAATGACTCTAACATTTCTAGCTTAGTTGACTACAGGGGTGGATTATGACCTTTAATGGGGAATTCTAAATGGGAAATTATTCCGAATTTGATTGTGAAATGTGAACATATTGAGATGGCAAAGAAAGAATGACATAAtgtggattttaaataaaaagttactaTGAAAATGGTAatgatttgttttccattttatttaggaATGACTAAGAGGAAATATGGTAAATTCTACAGGATACAACAGTATCTTTATACATAAACGAAGGTCTAAACTCCAAAGAGTGTTATTGGAACATGATACAAAAACTGTTTTGTGCTgatttttacaaatttcttttttattgtgacaGCTTAGGTGTtagacatgtagaaaaatgatgTCCAGATGCTGTCAGTAATTCTAGGATTTATGTTTGAATAGGGAAATAACAGATAAAATTTCTCAGAATGCATCTAACACTTTTCCAACAAATGTATTTTCAGATTACCATGGTATTCTCCAGGGGGTGATACTGTTTCATCAGAATGGAAATTAGGAGGAACAAGAAAACTTTCATAGAATCTTTATGAACAAAATGGCTTTTTAGAGCATTCTTTCCTCAATTCTGTATCTATCTCCAgcttaccccctcccccccatctcctgCACTTAACCAGGAATATAGTGTATTCAAAGTCTTCATTTCCTTAACTTACATTTACTCCCCAATCCACTTAGTCTGTCTGCCCAATTTCTGTAAGTGAAGTGACTATTGCTAAGGTCAACAGAATCCAACACATAACTAAGTTATCTCACAGGAACTTTCTGTTGAGTTAGCATGCTTAGACAACCCATCCTTTTTGGAATATTCTTTCTTTGATCTCTGTAACATGACACATTCCTGGTTTCCTATGATCATTTCTTCTCAACCTCCTTTGCTGGCTTATTCTCTCCCACCCAGCCGTTAGTTGCTGAATTTCTCAGGGGTTGCTCATAGCCCCTCCTGTCTCTCACTCTACTTTCTTCTAGAAAAGCTCACCATATCTCTTACTTCAAGTCCCAACCAGATGTCAATgattccaccaccaccacccctccaacTTTATTTCAAATCTCTAGGCTCAACCTTTTCTTTAGACTGCACCCACAAATAACCAACTGTTTCTCAACCTCTCAATGTGGATGTCTCAAATATACCTTAAACTTTGTCCAGATAATCACACTCTTAATCACTACCATCAAACAAGATCTTTTCCAATATTCCTATCTTAATGATGTTATCTTTCATCCAAATACACAAGTCAGAAACTTAGTAACATTCTTAACATTTACCCTTTATTAAATCCCATATCCATTACTTCACCAAAGGCTGTTATTACCTCCTAACCATCTCTTACATTTCTGTACTTCTTTCTGTTGGTATGGTCAAAACCCTAAACTACCAACATCTCTCTCCTGGATTGTGAAAACTTTGCAAGTATACCAACTACAGTGTTGCCCTCTATAATGTGAAAAAATGTACTGGATGGAAAGTTTTTAGTCGTCACCTCTGTGAAGAAAACATAGCAAAGTCTTAAACTGGTTTCCAAAGTGCCTGTAAAAATGATGATTATTCAAATACACAACAGAAACATTTATTCACATTACACATTATCATTAATAAACACTGTGTCCTGTTTGGATAGCGTAAGTGGTTTGGACAGGTGGTGGAGAAAAGGTAAATGACAAACACTTTTTTCATTCTGCCACACCTGTTCTGTATCTGACCTTTCAAAACCAGAGTTTCTGATCTGACTTTTCTCATTCAGTCTTTTCCAGATTATTTTGGGATCATCTGAAAGCCTGGGGAGGCCCTGATGTGCATCTCCAATAAGGGTAAGAAAGTCTCTGGTATAAAGATGTTCATCCATTTTCTCTTGGAGTAGAAGTGACTCCAGTAAAGTCTTCTTTTGTCTCAGAAAGGTCGATTGAGCCAGTTCTGCTCTTTTTCTGTTGCAACTGGGGCACTGAGAAGAAATGTGTTGATCAGCTGTTGCCACCTGTTTTGGTGCTGTCCTTATGTTTTTTAAGTAGATTCTGTTCAAAAGTTCATCAGGCACAGTACAGTTTAAGGCATCTATCTCTGAAGCCTCTGCAACCAATCTCAGCTGTGGCTTTTTTtgtctgctgctctttttctccttcaagtTTGCTCTGCGATGGATCAGGCTTATCTTAACGGCGCAAAAAGACTGCCGGGCGTTCAGTTCTTCATCGGATACCCGAGTGCTTTGTGTCTGAAGTTTAGCGTCTGGTTGGTACTGTCCAGAGTTAGTTTCTTTGCCCTTGAGATAGTTGATCCATTTTCTACTGAACTTCTCCTCATTATTTTTGTAGTCTGGAAGCTCAGATT containing:
- the CB1H8orf48 gene encoding uncharacterized protein C8orf48 homolog gives rise to the protein MTLPPPLPRQREGPSAQRNSQEPGELAQTDLRAMADLSEDTIPDEVQSSGSFSSSGGLQPWPQASGSKPASGKPTTPLEDGDKQSELPDYKNNEEKFSRKWINYLKGKETNSGQYQPDAKLQTQSTRVSDEELNARQSFCAVKISLIHRRANLKEKKSSRQKKPQLRLVAEASEIDALNCTVPDELLNRIYLKNIRTAPKQVATADQHISSQCPSCNRKRAELAQSTFLRQKKTLLESLLLQEKMDEHLYTRDFLTLIGDAHQGLPRLSDDPKIIWKRLNEKSQIRNSGFERSDTEQVWQNEKSVCHLPFLHHLSKPLTLSKQDTVFINDNV